The genomic interval GCACAGCGCCTTTGTCCTCTTCTCATGATCCTTTTCTCCTTGCTATGCCCCCGAGGTGCCCTGCTGCAGATGTCCTGTCCTTCTTGCCATATTTCATACAAAGTTCTGCTCCAGGGAGGCCCCAGCTCAgctattttcctccttcccaggTCCGTTTCCCACCTGCATCCCAGCGCAGCCATGCTGGGCACAGCAGTGCAGCTCTCAGTCCTGCTTGGCCTCGTCGGCTTTGGGAAAGCCCAGATGTTTCACATGGGACCATGCCCAGATCCACCAGTCCAAGAAGACTTCAATATCAACAAGGTgtgaaaagctttctaaaaatctCACGGTGGGTAGCGAGTTAGGCTAAGGGGGCATGGGACCGATGGCAAACTGCCTGGGTGCATGGCGGGGTTTGGCAGGTCCGGTCTCGATGCCTCGTGCCGGAGCTGCCAGCATGGGTCTGTGGCCCCGCTAACCCCCCGCAGCCTCCTGCGCCATGGAGGTGGACGCTTGAACGAGCCAAGCAGGCAAAACCGTGCCGGCAAAtgagctgggctgctctgcctcAGCCCTCATGTGCTAAAAGCATCTCTTTGGACTTTCTTCTATCAGTATTTGGGGAAATGGTACGAGATAGAAAAGCTGCCATCAAGTTTCGAGAAAGGAAGATGCATCCAGGCAAATTACTCGTTGAAGGAGAATGGGAAGTTCAAGGTGATCAACAAGGAGCTGCTGTAAGTGTTTGCGTTCAGGCCGTGTCCTCACTGCAGCCGTGGCACTCCTGTCACCTCTCTTGCCATCCTGGGTGGtcatttttctccaaattgCCTGTTTCTGggtctgggggtgctgggggaggcaCCCTGTGGTTGCAGTAGCTCTGCTGGGATAATGGGCTTTGCTGCAGTTACGGCAGAGATGCGGGTTTCTGGTTTCTGCCAGTGCTTCCCTGGGGCTCACCAGGTCTCCGTCTTGTTGTCCAAGGTGAGCAGTGAGAAAACAGATCAAATGCACATGGTGACTCCAGTGTGAAATAGCCTGGGTCTCGCCCCTGACTGGTTTGTGATCCCCAGCGATGGCTGAGAAGCCGGATGCCCTGGGTCCTTTCCTGGGGGGATCACAGGGCTGGTTATGGGACGGCGGCCACCACCTTGTGCCCCTGCATGCTGAGAGGTGCCTGTGCCCtgtgctcctctctgctccGGAACAAAGGGACCCAATGAAAAGGGGCAGGGAAGGTGAAGCACATGGGTCGTTTTTACTTAAGCAAATATTTGTCAGCCTCTTTCTGAAGCATTTACCTTGCACTGGTAGTAACTGCTGTGTAAGGGGATCAGCAATCGTTGCCAGTTTAAATCAGTGAGCAAAGTGAATGCACTGATTGTTCCCTTTATTATACTTGATTGTTCGCAATTATCCCGAGCCCTCCTGGCTTTTTGCACGGACAGATGTAGATATGAATACATCTGTTTCCATCACCAGCCCCAGCTGTCATGGGGTGCTGCTGTGAGCGGCTGAATGAATGAGAGCGAGCGAGTGGCGAACGCAGCGCTGTCCCCTGTGCTCCCTGGCATGGCATGGGGACTTTGTTCTGGCTCACAATAACAACAACGTAGCAACACATCCCTTGTGTCCGGCAGAGAGCAGCGTCCATGCCGCTCACGGACTGTGCAGCACTGTCTCTGCAGCTCCACTGCTAGGGCAGCGCCTGGCAAACAGCTGGCCATTTATTTGCGCCTGCATTAATCTGCGAGAGATTAATCTGACCGTTGGTGTCACCACTTCAGCAGCTCAGGACCCTGAAATGTCAGGAATATTTTAGGTCAGGTGTGCACTGTGCATGGCTCCAGCATCAGCCCCTTgacctctgctgctggcagcattAGCTGCTGCCTCCTTGGGTGTTCCTGTTTCACAGAGAAGTATGAAACTTTCCTGCCCCACAGGCAGTGTCCAGGTCTTGAGGCATCTGGggaaaaatgcaattataaGATGGGCAGCCTAAGTTGTAGGGCTTGCTGTCAGCAGGGCAGTGCTCTGAACCAGCAGTGAAACAAACCCTGGCTCACCAAGCAGCGACAGGTAATTTGTGTGCAGAGGAACGTGCCATGacctggaaaaaatgcaggTGATTAAACAGACGTGAACACGTGCCTTCCACAACTAGCAGAAGTTGAGCTGCCCGCTGGCACATCTGAGATCAGTGCTGGGATCCTCCCATCCTGTGCGGCCGGGTCttgctcttcctcttctctgtcaCTGTCCCCCTGACACCGAAGTCCACCCCACTGGCAGGGCACTTGGAGAGAGGCACCCTGAGGTGCTGGGACGGTTTAACCTGGGGGGCATTTGCCCCGCTGCGCCTGGCCCAGGACCTGGTGTGCCCTGGGCGCTGTTGAAACCGTGCCCAGGGGCGAGCTGTCCCTCCGGGGATGCTGTGGTTAGCTGGTATCTGTTTCAGCCACCTCTTGGCAGGTGGATGCGTCAGGAGGGATGATTTagtggaaacaaaagaaattgtgaTTTCAAACTcacctgattttatttctcacctTGTTGTTCTCCTCTTAGTTCCAATGGCAAAGTCAACGAAGTCGAAGGAGAAATCATGCACATGGATGTAAAGGAGCCGGCCAAGCTGGGCGTCCGCTTTAACTGGTGTAAGTGTGTGGCTGGGAGGCTCCCTGGTGCCCAGTGGCCTCAGCAGCGCAGGAGGGCAGCGCCTGCGCAAAGCAGGCACCGCTGCCGTGTCAGCAGGGGTGCAAAACTAGCAAAGCAACAGGCGAAGCTGCCCCGGTGACTTCAGTGCAGCATGGCGGGGCAATGGCAAAGGGTTAGGACAGACATTGTGACCAGCAGGCAGTGGTTCGGTGGTATTTATACATCATTTACAGCAACAGCCCCCGCAGCGGTGGAGCACTCTTCACCAACTGATCTCAAAGCAAGAAAGATCAGCAGCATTACTGTCCCTCCAGGTCGTTTCACAGATGGGGacaaggaggaggggaggtgggggaggcaGTCCCACAGCTGCTGCAAGGGCCAGGAGTAggcttgtttttctgaagacagtGGTATAGCTACTAGCCCACCCTGCCTCTGCTTACAAGCGCCTTTTAATAACTGTTAataatgtggttttgtttgctttttcttcccttgccaATGTAACACACAACAAGGGCCTGCCAAGGTGCAGTGCATTTTATTCATGTTGCAGAGCACTTTCCTGTCTGCAGCAACACTTGGAAAGTGAGCAGAAGTCTCCTCTTGGCTCCTTTTTATTCTGCTCCGTCACACCTTTTCCTTGGCTGTTTCATAGCACTCACACAGATGAGTTATTTGGAGAAATGGGCGGAGCAGGGGTACTTGCAAAGGACAATTATTGTTCATGAGCACAGCCAGACTTAATTAAGTCTGATGCTAAGGCATCACCCACAGCCGTTTTGCCCGCAGAGTGTGCAACCCCAATCATCCTCACTGGATGTGAGCCCCAGAGAACAGTGCCCAGCATTCCTAAGTGCATCAGAAATAAATACCAGGGCACTTACGCCTGCCCGCTGGCCccacctctgctttctgcctgaCGGTTTGAAGCTGGAGTGGCTGTCCCTCATCAGAGCAGCTGCTTTGGGCATAGCAGCCTGATGGAGTACAGAATGTGGCCCACGTGGCTGGTGCTGGTGGGATGGTCTGAGCCATACCGATTCCCACCGCCCGGGCTCTAGCTGGCTGCGTGGGGCAgtgggtggtggggagggaggtggtggTTCGTGCTCCTCAGATCACCGGTGTCAGCTCCCAGCCCTAGGGCTCCTTCCTGCCAGCAAGGACCCTCACACCGGTACCAGCTGGGCCGGTTGTCGGTGGCTCAGCCGAGCTGTTCAGGTCATAGTGTTAACTTCCCAGCAAGACCTTCCTAGTCAGGGCTTTGTGGCTTTTTTGAGTCCCTCTGGGCAGAACAAGGAGTCCTGATAGGCTTTTATAAATTATAGCTCCCTGTACTGCCCACAATTATGTGGCTCAGGAGCAGCAAAAGTGGGAACAGCACCAGGAGCCGTGGCTCTAGTGCTGCAGAGCAGTCCAGAGTCGGTTACCCATGGCGTTCACAGTGCCCTTCTATCTCCTAGTCATGCCTTCTGCCCCTTACTGGGTCATCTCCACTGACTATGAAAACTACTCACTGGTTTACTCCTGCACCAACATCCTCTGGCTCTTCCACATTGACTACGCCTGGATTTTATCAAGAGCTCCCGAGATGCACCCAGAAACCGTGGAGCATCTGAAGAGCATTCTCCAGTCCTACAAGATTGACACCGAGAAAATGATGCCCACGGATCAACTTAACTGCCCTGCCGAAATGTAACTCCCGGCACGCGGTGACACAGCGCCAGACCAGCGATGAACTTTGTCGCTTTATTATCCATTAGAATTTCTCTGTGTGACAGAGAAATGTAATAATCCTTTCGCTAACGGTAGTTTGCCAGCCCTGAGTTACTCCTTGCTGTCATTCCCTCTATCATTCTCCCCGCTTTTTCGTCTCGCTCTGACTTTTGCAGAGTAACTGACTGATTCAAAGCTAGTgggtgaagaaaagaaactctgaAGTGCAGACGTGAAGCTCTACTGTTGCTGTGAGTCCTCCAGTATGTGGATGGGAAAGGGTATGAGATGTGATGTGCAAGTATTAGTCCCGGGGGAAAACCTTTCGTTATGTGCCCCCAGGtttgtttcccatttttgtCTTGATGCTTCTGGGCCTGCTAGGAGTCTACAGTGTCTGAGCTACATCACGGGCACTGCCTTCCCAGCGGCAATGCCCAGACATGGGAGGGTCGGTCCTGCAGGCTGGGAACTGAGACTGGGCgtctttcatgttttctggtGCAGGCCTGTAGGTGTATGTTACTGCCAGGTCAGCAGACCTCCTTGCTAGAAATCAGATCTGGCCCTTTGTATTTAAAGTCTGAGAAGTCTAAAAATGCCCAGAAATTCAGCATCACTCCATCCCCAGTGTCTGTACGTGATTTGCCTCAAGTGAGGCTGGTCCTGCACTCCCAAGGGCTCAGCTCTGAGAGTACCCGTAAGCAGACAGAGAGACCCATCTGCTCCCTTGTCCTCTCCTCCCAAGGCTTTTCCCGAACACCGAGAGATGGCAGGCTCTGCCTGACATCCTGCTCACCGCTTTTGTACATGCCGAGTGCCTGCTGGCACTGCATCTGCCCTGCCACGTGTTCACCAGGCACCGCGACAACTCTGCTTGAATAGCATTGATGCaactcattaaaaattaaatcaaaatatcCGCTTCGGGGCTTTTGTATCTTCCCAGATGCGTGACCTTTttgagcaggctgggggggggggcttggcGTGCAGGGTCTGCCCCTCCTCTGAGGCCACGGCACTGTGAGAGCAGGAATGCAATGCAACATGAGCAATCGTGTCTGAAGTTAAATGCTTTGCTCCAGGAGCCTGGAGGTCTTTCCAGCTCTCTGGGGTCGGATGTGTGGGCTTTCCCCATCGTCTGAGCCATGCCAGCAAATTTCACTGGCAGTGAcccccatctcctgctgcttttactGACATGAAGAAACAACGATGTGGATGCAGAATACTGTAAATCTGCAGGAAATGTTCTACACTTACTGTAGTGGGACTCTGATCGGTGTGggcagcaaaatgttttcttgccCTGGGAAGGCTacaggagctgggcagggagccagCATTTCACTAACCTTTACCAGTCAGAGGAGCCTGAGATGGGAGGGAGGCCTTGCAGGGATCAGAAACAACCGCCATGTTTAAGCCATTAGCCCCTTAAAACTTTTAAATCCTAATGCCACAGTTCCTGTGACACAAAACCAAACGCTCCACCCGCATCCTCAGGCTGTAAGGATGACGGACGGACACACCAGGCTGCTGACAGCTGCACAGTGGCTCCCAGGTGTGTTCGATTTGGGGGGCAGATCATTTCACCACCGCTTCATCAGATTCCTATTTTCCTCCTCATACGGACGGTGATGCTGCAGCCCACATCCCCTCgcagctgtgctgccagcccATGGCGGGGCGGCTGTGCAGGCACGGGGTGGGAACCCGCAGCCTCACAGACCCGGCCGGGAACCGGGACCTGCAGGTCCCGCTGAGAAACGGCAGCGTTTTACTCAGCAGCAGAAACCCGCCATGTCTGAGGCCGCCGGGCACCGCGCGGCCGCCGCTCGCGGTATTCCGCCGGGTCACGCGCAGTGCCAGCGCACCGCACGGCAGCCGCGGCACCGCCGCTCAGAGGGGACGCCGGGGGCACCCCGCAGCGGGCAGCAGCGGCCTTTCCCGCGAGAAACCGCGCACACGGACCCCGCGCGCCTGTCTCCGTGCGCCAGCGAACGCCCCCGGTAAAGCAGCGCCTGTGCAGCACGCCGTGCGTGCGCAAGAGCCTCACGTGCGTGCAAGAGTGCCGCGCGTGCGTAAGCCCCGCTCGCTCACGCCCGAGAGCCCCGCGTACGCGCAGGAGCCCCGAGGGTGTGCAGGAACCCCCCCGCGTGCGGCACAGCCACGCGCACGCGCCCCTGCGTCAAAGCTCCCCGCGCGCGCGCAAGGCGCCGGCAGCCCCGCCAACGGCCGACCGCGCGCGCGCACGGCGCCCCACCGCGGGCGCGCAGGCGCACAGCAAGCCGGGGAATCTGGCGGTCCGccggccgccagggggcgcggtgccccccctccccgcgccggcCGTTCTGacgcgcggcggggcggggccggccgaggcggcggcggaggccggaagcgggcgggcggcgcggcgaTGGAGGCGCCCTCGGTGCCGGCCGCCTCGACGtcgggcgcggcggggcgcgggcccATCAAGGGCATCCTGAAGAAGGGCGGCGGCAAGCTGTCGGCGGGGGGAGCGGCTcccggggcgcggcgggccAGCCCGGCCCGCGACGAGGACGAGCACGGGTGAGGGCCGCGGCGAGCCCAGCCGGGGCCCCGGTGGCggtgaggcggcggcggcgggtcccAGCAGGGCCTGCCCtccggccccgctgcctccaGCCACCCCGCTCATCCGAGGTCTCCGCGGAGCGGGGTCTGCCCGGCGGCGTCTCCCGCTGGGGGTTCCTGGGCTGTCCCGTTTTTCAGGGGTGATGTTAAGTGGGCAGACTCGTAACGGGGTAAGCGGGTTCGTGGGTCACTCCCGTGCTGCGGCGGTCCTGGAGCAGAATTCCACGCGTCGGTGGCGGTCGGGCAGGGGAAGCACGCTGCTGAGGCTGCAGTACCGCTTGGGGCAGGGTCTGTGGTAAGGAAGGGGGTGCCGGCGCTGTGCGCCTGGGTGGAGAAAGTGAGCGCTGCCTGAATGAGGGGAACAGAGGAGGTGCTGTCGTGAGTCTTGCCAGGAGTGCAGTGTGGCAGCTGAAAGAGCTGATGTGATTCTTTGCTGTTTATGAAATATTAGCAGAAGCAGCGTTATCCTTAAATGCTCGTTCAGAAGGACAAACAGAAAGGTTTTACAGTTGCTACGAGCATAGTTTACGGTTTGGGAAATACCATGGGAGATTTACTCTCAGTCTTCTCAAAGGTAGCTTATTTCTCTCTAACCAGAAGTGTGTCCCTGGGGAGAGGACCTCTCCTGCGTTGAAACATAAGTAAGATGTAGTCTCGGTTGTGCAAGATTCATCCGTAAAGATCTCACACTTGAGAATATGCACTGGCCatgtggtttgtgttttgaatGACAAGAAAATCTTGGTTTAATTGTAACATGCTGAGTTAGTCCGCATATGCAAGAAGTGGTCTTTGGCCAGCCAGCAGCTGTCCGTGACCAGTGAGAATTCTTGCACTTTTCCTGATGTCAGCACCCAGTACACACTGCCTAATGTTGCTCTGAGACTCCATCACATTATGATGGCCAGGGTTTGACCTGAACTCTACGTTTATAAAATTGGTTTTGACGGTTTTCTTCATTTGGGACCTCGCTCAGTATTGCAAGGAGagaaataatgataaaataaaatggacgtgcaattatttttttgtattatggtaatattcctttcctctttgccTAGTTAAGTCATGAATATAGTCTAAAGTCAGCAAGGTAAGAATGAAAAGTTTTTGGTTTGCTGTGTTGCCTATCTTAGctgctcctgcttcccaggGAGAAATTACTGCAACTGAAGGAATGAGATGATGTTTTTGAAGGTGAATGTAAGTAGCAATATGCTACACGaatgttgcaatttttttttcctgttctttagTTTTAATATAATGTAGCACACGGTGTTTACTACCACCCCAGACATAAAGTCAGACTGGCTGTTGGTAGCctctatttcattttctgctgtctcTTTTGTACCATCTTGAAGAATGATCAGAAATTAGAGTACAAACTGATGAGCTGAGTATGTGGTATATTGGTTATAGTACACTGTAATTTCTTGCGAAGCACTTAAGTGGGCAGGAGTCCAGCTTCTATTTCCTGTTTACCATTGTGAGTCAATAAAGTCATTTAGATTAATTCTGAAATTGCCTTGCAAGTTAAAGGATATTGGCTAAACCTGGCAGGCTGCATTAGAAGATTTCCTGGAAAGATCAGTATAGGGTATTGAAAGCTGGTTTGTGTGCAGGTATTATTTTTGGTTGGCAACGCTTCATTAAATCAGTGTTATTTCTGacttcagtaaaataattttgtacttAAAAGAATGATAAATAGTACAGCTGTGATTTTCCTTGaagattaaaaattagtttataAATTCAGGTATCTGTTTTCTTCGTGCACCTCTATCAGCAGCCTCTCTGCTTATTTCTGATATTGAAATTCAGGTCtgaatacctttaaaaatagctgcagATGAAAGAGCTCATTGTGTCAGCTGTCATCCTTTAAAGCACCATGTTCAGTAGAGCTCTCATGTATTTGCATCATTATTGACCTTGCACTGTTGTTAGGGATGGTAAAATTCTTTGGAAAGCTTCCTTAATGAAAATATGATGCAAGAGGGAAGCTTGTGAAATTGGGACGCCACTGGAACTGCATCCTAAGAGCTGAGATCATGGTTTAATGGCAGATATGTTCTTGGCATTCCTGgtatactgtattttttgctttaaggCTCCTGTAAGAGCCTGTGAGCGATTTGATGCGATATTTTACAAAGTAACTAAGTAAGCGTGCGCGCGCGCGCGTGCAAGCACCTGTGTTGGAACAGGCAAGAGAAGAGTCTGCTATGCTAGGAGTGAGTGAGGTGTGAGAGGTGTTCCTTTGAGTAATACTGCTGCAGAAACTTCTTGCCTGTCAAGGTGTGGTGTCAAAATAAATGATTATGTCTGTTTAAAGATGTGAGAGAATACAAATGAGCACTTCTGAGATTTTTCAAATCTGATTTTCCTAAGGAAGATTAGATTTCCTATTTCTATATCTGAGGGGTGTCAGGAAGCATTTTCCTGTGATGGTCCTAAGCTCTATCATTAATGTTGTGCTGCTCAGGCATG from Gymnogyps californianus isolate 813 chromosome 10, ASM1813914v2, whole genome shotgun sequence carries:
- the APOD gene encoding apolipoprotein D; its protein translation is MLGTAVQLSVLLGLVGFGKAQMFHMGPCPDPPVQEDFNINKYLGKWYEIEKLPSSFEKGRCIQANYSLKENGKFKVINKELLSNGKVNEVEGEIMHMDVKEPAKLGVRFNWFMPSAPYWVISTDYENYSLVYSCTNILWLFHIDYAWILSRAPEMHPETVEHLKSILQSYKIDTEKMMPTDQLNCPAEM